The following coding sequences are from one Polynucleobacter sp. JS-JIR-II-50 window:
- the sppA gene encoding signal peptide peptidase SppA, translating to MENNPNPNWERQALEHLLLENLKETRKARRWKAVLRVLTLLVIIGALLSIFDFHLPGKGMGVEKHTALVTLEGEISSSSMANAMDINSSLLSAFENEHSAGVVLRINSPGGSPVQAGMINDEIHRLRKLYPKKPFYVVVEDICASGGYYVAVAADQILVDKASLVGSIGVIMEGFGFTGLMDKLGVTRRMITSGSNKGMMDPFSKENPKQIEMVKTMIDEIHQQFIAVVKEGRGDRLKDVPDLFSGRIWNGEQAVKIGLVDGYGTVDTVARDIFKAPDILDYTMKENFAERVAKRFGAEAGAAAGKALVKTSDLK from the coding sequence ATGGAAAACAATCCAAACCCGAATTGGGAGCGCCAAGCTCTTGAGCATCTCTTGTTGGAGAATTTGAAGGAGACTCGTAAAGCACGTCGTTGGAAAGCGGTACTGCGAGTGCTCACCTTGCTAGTCATTATTGGCGCACTGCTTTCGATATTTGACTTTCATCTTCCAGGCAAGGGCATGGGGGTAGAAAAGCACACTGCGTTGGTAACACTTGAAGGAGAAATTTCTTCCAGCTCGATGGCTAATGCGATGGATATCAATTCATCTTTACTATCTGCATTCGAGAATGAACATAGTGCTGGGGTTGTGTTGCGCATTAATAGTCCTGGAGGTTCGCCAGTTCAAGCCGGCATGATCAATGATGAGATCCACCGCTTGCGCAAGCTCTATCCCAAAAAACCGTTTTATGTCGTAGTCGAAGACATTTGCGCATCTGGTGGTTACTACGTGGCAGTCGCTGCGGATCAAATCTTGGTTGATAAAGCCAGCTTAGTGGGATCCATTGGCGTGATCATGGAAGGCTTTGGTTTTACAGGCCTCATGGATAAGTTGGGCGTTACTCGTCGCATGATTACTTCAGGCTCTAATAAAGGCATGATGGATCCGTTTAGCAAAGAGAATCCAAAGCAAATTGAAATGGTTAAGACCATGATTGATGAGATTCACCAGCAATTTATTGCAGTGGTGAAAGAGGGTCGTGGCGATCGCTTAAAAGACGTGCCAGATTTATTTTCTGGCCGCATCTGGAATGGCGAGCAAGCGGTCAAGATTGGATTGGTTGATGGGTATGGTACGGTTGATACGGTTGCGCGCGACATCTTTAAGGCGCCCGATATTCTGGACTACACCATGAAGGAGAATTTCGCTGAGCGTGTTGCTAAACGCTTTGGCGCTGAGGCTGGGGCTGCTGCTGGTAAAGCTCTAGTGAAGACATCAGATTTAAAGTAA
- the glp gene encoding gephyrin-like molybdotransferase Glp, whose product MSHSPNQEILLTSSLHVDDARKAIAALVEDLIEESKTIHDPADIETVALDQAINRILAADLLSPIDVPAADNSAMDGFAFDGKCLDTNSMTISLKVVGTALAGKPFEGNIGPGECLKIMTGAVMPAGCDTVIPQEFTSAKDAFTIEFKQDQLKPGENRRLRGEDLQKGKSAIATGRLLHPSDLGLAASLGIASLPVKRKLKVAILSSGDELRALDQVLEAGSIYDSNRYSLTGLLNRLNLEIIDCGIVRDDPASLKQAFIEAASKADVLISSGGVSVGEADFTKQIMQELGDVGFWKIAMRPGRPMAFGVLKPVAGKSSARKTLFFGLPGNPVAVMVTFYQFVRAALLQLNGANQTEPPLTQAIAEVPIRKKPGRTEFQRAILGRGADGKPTVRLTGSQGAGILRSMSEANCFVILGHEQGNVAAGDWVDIALFDGLL is encoded by the coding sequence ATGAGTCATTCCCCAAACCAGGAAATTCTCTTGACCTCGTCACTACATGTTGATGATGCACGCAAGGCAATTGCTGCGTTGGTAGAAGATCTCATTGAAGAATCTAAGACGATTCATGATCCTGCAGATATTGAAACTGTTGCATTGGATCAAGCGATTAATCGGATATTGGCAGCCGATTTACTTTCACCTATCGATGTGCCAGCTGCAGACAATTCAGCCATGGATGGCTTTGCATTTGATGGCAAATGTCTCGACACTAACAGCATGACCATCTCCTTGAAAGTGGTTGGTACAGCACTTGCTGGCAAACCCTTTGAGGGCAATATTGGCCCTGGGGAATGCCTCAAGATCATGACGGGTGCCGTGATGCCTGCTGGCTGCGATACCGTCATTCCACAAGAATTCACAAGTGCCAAAGATGCGTTCACGATTGAATTCAAGCAAGATCAATTAAAGCCTGGCGAGAACAGACGCCTACGTGGCGAGGATCTTCAAAAGGGTAAATCTGCAATTGCTACGGGTCGCTTACTGCACCCTTCCGATCTAGGTCTAGCCGCATCACTTGGCATTGCCTCCTTACCTGTAAAGCGCAAACTCAAAGTGGCCATTCTGTCTTCCGGCGATGAATTGCGCGCGCTAGATCAAGTATTGGAGGCGGGCAGCATCTATGACAGCAACCGCTACAGTCTTACTGGTTTACTCAATCGCCTGAATTTAGAGATCATTGACTGTGGCATTGTGCGCGATGATCCCGCCTCTTTGAAGCAGGCCTTTATCGAGGCAGCTAGCAAAGCTGATGTATTGATTTCCTCCGGGGGCGTTTCGGTTGGTGAAGCAGATTTCACAAAACAGATCATGCAAGAGTTAGGCGATGTCGGTTTCTGGAAAATCGCTATGCGTCCAGGACGTCCTATGGCCTTTGGAGTTCTCAAACCAGTCGCTGGAAAATCTTCTGCTCGCAAAACCCTTTTCTTTGGTCTACCCGGCAATCCCGTAGCGGTCATGGTGACCTTCTATCAATTCGTCCGTGCAGCACTTTTACAACTCAATGGTGCCAATCAGACTGAACCACCCCTCACCCAGGCTATCGCCGAAGTTCCCATTCGAAAAAAACCAGGTCGAACAGAATTTCAGCGCGCCATTCTGGGGCGTGGAGCGGATGGCAAGCCAACGGTACGCCTGACTGGCAGCCAGGGGGCCGGAATTTTGCGCTCGATGAGTGAGGCTAATTGCTTTGTAATCCTAGGTCATGAGCAAGGAAATGTTGCCGCTGGAGACTGGGTAGATATAGCGCTTTTTGATGGACTGCTTTAA
- the moaA gene encoding GTP 3',8-cyclase MoaA, protein MVEKVIPIRIDEGKGLTPPIGAELVTPHSHTKDTRGRTLRDLRISVTDRCNFRCTYCMPKEVFDQNYPYLAHKELLSFEEITRLTSIFATLGVEKIRLTGGEPLLRKNLEVLIEMLAKVRTLEDKALDLTLTTNGSILRKKAVALKAAGLQRLTVSLDGLDDAIFKKMNDVDFPVADVLDGIAAAQEAGFQNIKVNMVVKKGTNDHEIVAMAKHFKGSGVILRFIEFMDVGSSNGWNMEQVLSSKEVIARIHEAFPLEPVEANYTGEVAQRWRYVDGSGEIGVISSVTQTFCHECSRARISTDGQMYLCLFANEGFDFKTLLRSGKSDLEIANAVMNTWSTRDDHYSEIRGSHTANLLSGNRKVEMSYIGG, encoded by the coding sequence ATGGTTGAAAAAGTAATCCCCATCCGAATTGACGAAGGCAAAGGCCTAACGCCACCCATTGGTGCCGAACTCGTCACGCCTCATAGCCATACGAAAGACACTCGGGGACGCACCCTAAGAGATCTACGCATCTCTGTAACTGATCGCTGCAACTTCCGCTGCACCTATTGCATGCCTAAGGAAGTGTTTGATCAAAACTATCCTTACTTGGCCCACAAAGAATTACTGAGCTTTGAAGAAATTACTCGCCTCACTTCTATTTTCGCCACATTAGGCGTTGAAAAAATTAGATTAACTGGCGGCGAGCCTTTGTTGCGCAAAAACTTAGAAGTGCTGATTGAGATGTTGGCCAAAGTACGAACATTAGAAGATAAAGCGTTGGACCTCACTCTCACTACTAACGGCAGCATCTTACGCAAGAAAGCCGTGGCGCTAAAAGCAGCTGGTCTGCAAAGATTGACAGTGAGTCTTGATGGTTTGGATGACGCGATCTTCAAAAAAATGAATGATGTTGATTTCCCAGTTGCCGATGTACTTGATGGAATTGCCGCCGCACAAGAAGCAGGATTCCAGAACATCAAAGTCAATATGGTGGTGAAAAAAGGTACCAACGATCATGAGATTGTTGCAATGGCTAAGCACTTTAAAGGCAGTGGCGTCATACTGCGTTTTATTGAATTTATGGATGTGGGCAGCTCCAATGGCTGGAATATGGAGCAAGTACTTTCATCCAAAGAGGTCATTGCTAGAATTCATGAAGCTTTTCCTCTGGAGCCTGTTGAAGCTAACTACACCGGCGAAGTCGCACAGCGCTGGCGTTATGTGGATGGCTCAGGTGAGATTGGCGTGATCTCCAGTGTTACCCAAACTTTCTGTCACGAATGCTCTAGAGCTCGCATCTCGACTGATGGGCAAATGTATCTTTGCCTTTTTGCCAATGAAGGTTTTGATTTCAAAACCTTGCTGCGCTCTGGCAAAAGTGATTTAGAAATCGCCAATGCGGTAATGAATACCTGGTCAACCCGCGACGATCACTATTCTGAAATTCGGGGTTCACATACCGCGAATCTGTTATCCGGCAACCGCAAGGTTGAAATGTCCTACATTGGTGGTTAA
- a CDS encoding RluA family pseudouridine synthase, with protein sequence MKSEPISKPLKVKTSTTSAPAAVHLQTIGPEEAGQRLDNYLLRWAKGVPKSHVYRIIRSGEVRVNKKRAEPTTRLIEGDVVRLPPVRIAEPAQMAAVNSAQTKSRAHGYSDKMPILFEDEALLIVNKPAGLAVHGGSGIALGVIETLRITRPELKFLELVHRLDRDTSGVLLLAKKRSALVELHRQIREGQTDKRYYLLAHGEIVQGAQTMQLKYPLHKYLLPNGERRVRVDPDGIPSHTSLRVTKALKSEGASITLAEAQLKTGRTHQIRVHLQKLGHAILGDDKYGFEDLDKIVKSKRLYLHAHLAGFTHPRTGEKMRIESPLPPEFAAMMKTFEQ encoded by the coding sequence ATGAAATCCGAACCCATTTCCAAGCCTTTAAAGGTAAAAACGTCCACTACTTCAGCCCCTGCTGCAGTGCACCTTCAGACCATTGGTCCCGAAGAAGCCGGTCAACGCCTAGATAACTATCTATTGCGCTGGGCCAAGGGGGTTCCCAAAAGCCATGTTTATCGAATTATTCGATCTGGCGAGGTCCGGGTCAATAAAAAGCGGGCTGAGCCAACAACTCGTCTGATTGAGGGGGATGTGGTGCGATTGCCCCCAGTTCGAATTGCTGAGCCTGCCCAAATGGCTGCAGTCAATAGCGCCCAAACCAAATCTCGGGCGCATGGCTACTCAGACAAAATGCCGATTCTTTTTGAGGATGAAGCACTCTTAATAGTAAATAAGCCGGCGGGCTTAGCCGTCCATGGTGGCTCAGGTATCGCCCTTGGTGTCATTGAGACCCTGCGTATTACCCGTCCAGAACTTAAGTTTCTGGAATTAGTGCATCGCCTAGACCGAGATACCTCAGGCGTTTTACTCTTGGCTAAAAAGCGGAGCGCTTTGGTGGAGCTGCATCGTCAAATTCGTGAGGGTCAAACTGATAAGCGCTATTACTTGCTTGCACATGGTGAAATCGTGCAGGGCGCTCAAACCATGCAGCTCAAATATCCGCTGCATAAATATCTTCTGCCCAATGGCGAGCGCCGTGTTCGGGTTGATCCAGATGGAATACCAAGTCACACCTCTTTAAGGGTGACTAAAGCGCTAAAGAGCGAGGGTGCCTCAATCACTCTTGCTGAGGCGCAACTCAAGACGGGACGCACTCATCAGATTCGGGTGCATTTGCAAAAATTGGGCCATGCAATTTTGGGCGATGATAAATATGGCTTTGAAGATTTGGATAAGATAGTTAAATCCAAACGCTTATATTTACACGCTCATCTGGCTGGTTTTACTCATCCGCGTACTGGTGAAAAGATGCGGATTGAGTCGCCATTGCCCCCAGAATTTGCGGCCATGATGAAAACCTTTGAGCAGTAA
- a CDS encoding Rne/Rng family ribonuclease, translating into MKRMLFNATQQEELRVAIVDGQKLIDIDIEAAGREQRKGNIYKGVITRIEPSLEACFVNYGEERHGFLPFKEVARSYFKEGTDVRNASIKDALREGQEIIVQVEKEERGQKGAALTSFISLAGRYLVLMPNNPRGGGVSRRIEGEDRQELREAMAQLEVADGMSIIARTAGIGRDATELQWDLSYLMQLWKAIDEAAKGNSAPLLIYLESSLVIRAIRDYFQPDIGEILIDTDDIYEQAAAFMSVVMPDNLPRVKRYQDDVPLFSRFQIEHQIETAYSRTVPLPSGGAIVIDHTEALVSVDVNSARATRGSDIEETATRTNLEAADEIARQARLRDLGGLIVIDFIDMESSKAQKDVENRLRDALRHDRARVQMGKISKFGLMEMSRQRLRPALSEGSHVTCPRCNGTGHIRDTESSALQVLRIIQEEAMKENTAAIHTQVPVEVAAFLLNEKRAEVIKIETRFKVNVLMVPNKHLETPHYKLERLRHDDPRLDDQKASYVMAEEAARELETDTTVSKKDADVKVRPEAAVKGITPTQPAPVSQPRPVRTEKVATESSGGFFGFIKKLFSSAPAVEEKPAASNPRGRNQGRNGNDRNRGRNRRGERTERPAVAATEGTPVEGTSNNRNRNNRNGNRNQGNQNSPKPERQDANRNQANPAAVTPATEAAPGSEATPGADGEERRGRGRNRRGRGRGQRGERTEGGNEVAGAPVTAVSASPFAGPPVGMAGASASMPMQNIANSFGNAKPVAEKQERQERAPRAPRQSNRPAQNSAPASTPAPVAVAAATLEVITKPAPELPKVAFQPLEETPLHSVVQSAGMIWVATDSSKHADAQSQIQAEPVAHNLGRAPKPAASLPDGPMVLVETGGQEKTV; encoded by the coding sequence ATGAAACGCATGTTGTTTAATGCAACTCAACAAGAAGAGTTGCGAGTTGCCATCGTTGATGGTCAAAAACTTATTGATATCGATATCGAAGCTGCCGGTCGTGAACAACGCAAAGGCAATATCTACAAAGGTGTCATTACCCGTATTGAACCTTCCCTTGAGGCCTGCTTTGTCAATTACGGCGAAGAGCGCCATGGCTTCTTGCCATTCAAGGAAGTAGCTCGCAGTTACTTTAAAGAAGGTACCGACGTCCGCAACGCTTCCATTAAGGATGCCTTACGCGAAGGTCAAGAAATCATTGTTCAAGTAGAAAAAGAGGAGCGCGGCCAAAAAGGTGCAGCCCTCACATCCTTTATCTCCTTGGCAGGTCGTTATTTGGTTCTCATGCCGAATAACCCACGTGGAGGTGGCGTTTCCCGCCGTATTGAAGGTGAAGACCGTCAAGAACTCCGCGAAGCGATGGCTCAATTAGAAGTGGCAGATGGCATGAGCATCATTGCTCGTACCGCCGGTATTGGGCGCGACGCCACCGAATTGCAATGGGACTTAAGTTACCTCATGCAATTGTGGAAAGCGATTGATGAAGCTGCTAAAGGCAACTCCGCTCCATTACTGATCTATCTCGAATCTAGCTTAGTGATTCGCGCGATACGCGATTACTTCCAGCCTGATATTGGTGAGATCCTCATTGATACCGATGACATCTACGAACAAGCTGCAGCATTTATGTCTGTAGTAATGCCTGACAATTTGCCAAGAGTTAAGCGTTATCAAGACGATGTGCCTTTGTTCTCTCGCTTCCAAATTGAGCATCAAATTGAAACTGCCTACTCACGCACTGTGCCATTGCCATCTGGCGGCGCAATCGTGATCGACCATACTGAAGCTTTGGTTTCAGTCGACGTCAACTCAGCACGTGCAACCCGTGGCTCTGATATCGAAGAGACTGCAACTCGTACCAACTTAGAAGCTGCTGATGAAATCGCCCGTCAAGCACGTTTACGTGACTTGGGTGGCTTAATCGTGATCGACTTCATTGATATGGAATCGAGCAAGGCCCAGAAAGATGTTGAGAACCGCTTACGCGATGCTTTGCGTCATGACCGTGCTCGTGTTCAGATGGGCAAGATCTCCAAGTTTGGCTTGATGGAAATGTCACGTCAGCGTTTGCGCCCTGCACTGTCTGAAGGCAGCCATGTAACCTGCCCACGTTGTAACGGCACTGGCCACATTCGCGATACCGAATCTTCTGCATTACAAGTTCTGCGCATCATCCAAGAAGAAGCGATGAAGGAAAACACGGCAGCAATTCATACACAGGTACCAGTCGAAGTAGCTGCGTTCCTCCTGAATGAAAAACGTGCTGAAGTCATCAAGATCGAGACTCGCTTCAAAGTGAACGTCTTGATGGTTCCTAACAAGCATTTAGAAACTCCGCATTACAAACTAGAGCGTTTGCGTCATGACGACCCACGTCTTGACGACCAAAAGGCTAGCTATGTGATGGCGGAAGAAGCTGCTCGCGAACTCGAGACAGACACGACCGTTAGCAAAAAAGATGCGGATGTAAAAGTACGTCCGGAAGCAGCCGTTAAAGGCATCACTCCAACGCAACCTGCACCAGTAAGCCAGCCACGTCCTGTACGCACTGAAAAAGTGGCGACAGAAAGTTCTGGCGGCTTCTTTGGATTTATTAAAAAGCTTTTCTCCTCAGCTCCAGCAGTTGAAGAGAAGCCTGCAGCAAGCAACCCACGTGGCCGCAATCAAGGCCGTAATGGCAACGATCGCAATCGCGGTCGCAACCGTCGTGGCGAGCGTACTGAGCGCCCAGCAGTTGCCGCAACCGAAGGTACTCCAGTAGAAGGTACTAGCAACAACCGTAACCGCAACAACCGTAACGGCAATCGTAACCAAGGCAACCAAAATAGTCCGAAGCCAGAGCGCCAAGATGCAAACCGCAATCAAGCCAATCCAGCAGCAGTAACTCCTGCAACTGAAGCCGCTCCTGGTAGTGAAGCTACTCCTGGTGCCGATGGTGAAGAGCGTCGTGGTCGTGGTCGCAACCGTCGCGGTCGTGGTCGTGGTCAACGTGGTGAGCGCACAGAAGGCGGCAATGAAGTTGCCGGCGCACCAGTAACCGCTGTGTCCGCAAGTCCATTTGCAGGCCCTCCAGTAGGAATGGCTGGTGCATCTGCAAGCATGCCAATGCAGAACATTGCGAACAGCTTTGGCAACGCTAAACCTGTAGCAGAGAAACAAGAAAGACAAGAGCGCGCACCACGTGCTCCACGTCAATCCAATCGTCCTGCACAAAATTCTGCTCCAGCATCCACCCCAGCACCAGTTGCTGTTGCGGCTGCTACGTTAGAAGTAATCACCAAACCTGCACCAGAACTTCCTAAAGTTGCCTTCCAGCCGCTTGAAGAAACTCCGCTGCATAGCGTTGTGCAATCAGCTGGCATGATCTGGGTCGCTACCGACTCTTCAAAGCATGCTGATGCCCAAAGCCAGATTCAGGCAGAGCCTGTTGCCCATAACTTGGGCAGAGCGCCTAAACCGGCTGCGAGCCTTCCTGATGGTCCAATGGTTTTAGTAGAAACCGGCGGCCAAGAAAAAACGGTTTAA
- a CDS encoding HAD-IA family hydrolase, which produces MSQANKSNRPYDLIVWDWDGTIMDSTPTIVHCIQQACRDLGFKAPDDTLASSVIGLGIQDSLRRAVPWIEPAHFPKLTERFRYHYLAKDHELDLFVGIRELLEELHAKQYLLAVATGKSRVGLDRSLGHHQIGHLFHETRTADESFSKPHPGMLLELSDVTQVPTRRMLMIGDTTHDLDMAANAGVDAVAVTYGAHPPSTLKESPSLAHVDDVTQLSQWLKNNL; this is translated from the coding sequence ATGTCCCAAGCAAATAAATCGAATCGTCCCTATGACCTGATTGTGTGGGATTGGGATGGAACCATCATGGATTCGACGCCAACCATCGTGCATTGCATTCAGCAAGCCTGTCGCGATTTAGGCTTTAAAGCGCCTGACGACACATTAGCGAGTTCAGTCATTGGTTTGGGAATTCAGGATTCATTGCGCAGAGCAGTGCCTTGGATAGAGCCGGCCCATTTCCCAAAGCTGACTGAGCGTTTTCGTTATCACTACTTAGCCAAAGATCATGAGCTCGATTTGTTTGTTGGCATTCGAGAGCTCTTAGAAGAGTTGCATGCTAAACAGTATTTACTAGCTGTTGCCACTGGAAAGTCACGCGTCGGATTGGATCGCTCGCTTGGGCATCATCAGATCGGCCATCTCTTTCATGAGACCCGTACAGCTGACGAATCTTTTTCTAAGCCTCATCCAGGAATGTTGTTGGAACTATCGGATGTCACCCAGGTGCCGACCCGTCGCATGCTGATGATTGGCGACACTACCCATGACTTAGATATGGCGGCGAATGCAGGAGTCGATGCAGTAGCAGTGACTTACGGTGCCCATCCCCCGAGCACTCTGAAGGAGTCACCTTCATTGGCGCATGTTGATGATGTCACTCAGCTATCTCAATGGCTTAAAAATAATTTGTAA
- a CDS encoding D-glycerate dehydrogenase, with amino-acid sequence MNTESNTRTSKQKPRILVARAIFPEALAKLEESFEVRSNQEDRIFSSEELQKELSGVVGALVAGSERIDANALMHAKDLKIVANISVGYNNFDVPAMTAAGVIATNTPDVLTDTTADFGFALLMATARRITESEHWVRAGQWDKWSIVNNPLGMDLHHSTVGIIGMGRIGQGIAKRALGFGMNVIYHNRSHLSDADEKACGAKYVSKEELLRTADHVVLVLPYSAESHHTIGAKEIALMKPTATLINIARGGIVDDAALAQALKEKRIFAAGLDVFEGEPKVHPELLKLSNVVLAPHIASATEKTRRAMVDLAVDNLRAALDGKKPPSLINAEVYKI; translated from the coding sequence ATGAATACTGAGTCAAATACCCGCACTAGCAAGCAAAAACCCAGAATCCTGGTTGCAAGAGCCATTTTTCCAGAGGCATTAGCCAAATTAGAGGAATCTTTTGAGGTGAGATCCAATCAGGAGGATCGGATTTTCAGCTCTGAAGAGTTGCAAAAAGAACTCTCTGGGGTTGTAGGGGCTTTAGTTGCAGGCAGCGAAAGAATTGATGCAAACGCCTTAATGCATGCCAAAGATCTGAAAATTGTGGCCAATATTTCTGTGGGATATAACAATTTTGATGTGCCGGCCATGACTGCTGCTGGTGTAATCGCAACCAATACGCCAGATGTTTTAACCGACACAACAGCTGACTTTGGCTTTGCTTTATTGATGGCAACCGCAAGACGTATAACTGAATCTGAGCATTGGGTGCGGGCAGGTCAGTGGGATAAATGGTCGATTGTGAATAACCCCCTTGGCATGGATTTGCATCACAGTACAGTAGGCATTATTGGCATGGGCCGAATTGGTCAAGGCATTGCTAAGCGCGCATTAGGTTTTGGGATGAATGTGATTTATCACAATCGCAGTCATTTATCGGATGCCGATGAAAAAGCCTGTGGTGCAAAGTATGTTTCTAAAGAAGAATTGCTTCGCACCGCTGATCACGTAGTTCTAGTGTTGCCTTATAGCGCCGAGAGTCATCATACGATTGGCGCAAAAGAAATTGCACTCATGAAACCAACGGCAACCCTTATAAACATTGCCCGTGGTGGCATTGTGGATGATGCGGCTCTGGCTCAAGCTCTCAAGGAAAAAAGAATCTTTGCAGCCGGCTTAGACGTATTCGAAGGCGAGCCCAAAGTGCATCCCGAGCTATTGAAATTGAGTAACGTTGTGCTTGCTCCGCACATTGCTAGCGCGACAGAAAAAACACGTAGAGCGATGGTGGATTTGGCAGTAGATAATTTACGTGCGGCGCTTGATGGAAAGAAACCACCCAGCCTCATTAATGCGGAAGTTTACAAAATTTAG
- a CDS encoding SAM-dependent methyltransferase: MSKLGTLYLAPNTLGDDGRTEQLPWVLPSETITQTAKLKHWIVEDAKTARALLKAVDSISPLACTVQEMQMSEWRGAARNAKYGDAVKPADLLKPLLAGNDMGLMSEAGVPGVADPGAELVLAAHKLGARVKPLVGPSSILLGLMASGLNGQRFAFQGYLPHDTHERAAKLKQLELESRKLQQTQIWIETPYRNTAMLMACIHSLAPQSLLCLGVDLSLPSEMIATLSIADWRKRYPNEAACSSLQNRPTVFLLLA, from the coding sequence ATGAGCAAACTCGGCACCCTGTATTTAGCTCCCAATACCTTGGGTGATGATGGTCGCACTGAGCAATTGCCTTGGGTACTTCCATCCGAAACGATTACGCAAACAGCCAAGCTAAAGCACTGGATTGTTGAAGATGCCAAGACAGCCCGCGCATTATTAAAAGCGGTCGATTCTATTTCTCCATTAGCGTGCACGGTTCAAGAAATGCAAATGAGTGAATGGCGTGGTGCTGCGCGTAACGCAAAGTATGGTGATGCGGTGAAACCCGCCGATTTACTCAAACCTTTGCTTGCCGGAAATGATATGGGCTTGATGTCTGAAGCAGGGGTCCCCGGCGTTGCAGACCCTGGCGCAGAGTTAGTGCTAGCGGCCCACAAGCTTGGCGCCAGAGTCAAACCACTAGTTGGACCAAGCTCTATCTTGTTGGGCCTCATGGCAAGTGGACTTAATGGTCAACGCTTTGCATTTCAGGGGTACTTGCCCCATGACACCCATGAGCGCGCTGCCAAACTTAAACAACTCGAGCTTGAGTCTCGTAAATTACAACAAACTCAAATTTGGATTGAGACACCGTATCGAAATACTGCCATGCTCATGGCTTGTATCCATTCGTTGGCACCGCAAAGCTTGTTATGCCTCGGAGTGGACCTTAGCCTGCCATCAGAAATGATTGCCACCCTTTCAATTGCGGATTGGCGCAAACGCTACCCGAATGAAGCTGCATGCTCTTCATTACAAAATAGGCCAACAGTATTTCTACTATTGGCCTAA
- a CDS encoding Maf family nucleotide pyrophosphatase, with the protein MSSFQNPPLILASTSKYRRELLERLRIPFEVISPNVDETPLAGESTLDLALRLAQAKAAAVAKGNPDAWVIGSDQVADLCGAAIGKPGNFERALAQLQLMRGQVVTFQTALCLMKGDIQTTLCVPTEVTFRKLPDSTLEAYLYAEEPYDCAGSAKSEGLGISLLESIKSDDPTALIGLPLIALTGMLRDAGFAIPSKISNKN; encoded by the coding sequence ATGAGTAGTTTCCAAAACCCACCCCTCATCTTAGCGTCTACATCCAAATATCGCCGTGAGCTTTTAGAGCGTCTACGCATTCCTTTTGAAGTCATTTCACCAAATGTAGATGAGACACCACTCGCCGGAGAAAGCACACTCGATTTAGCACTTCGACTTGCTCAAGCTAAAGCAGCAGCAGTTGCCAAAGGGAATCCTGATGCGTGGGTCATTGGCTCTGATCAAGTTGCCGATCTGTGTGGTGCAGCGATTGGTAAGCCCGGTAATTTTGAAAGAGCATTGGCACAGTTACAACTCATGCGCGGTCAAGTAGTGACTTTTCAAACAGCGCTGTGTTTGATGAAGGGCGATATCCAAACTACTTTATGCGTTCCTACTGAAGTCACCTTTCGCAAACTTCCAGACAGCACTTTGGAGGCCTACCTATATGCCGAAGAACCTTATGACTGCGCTGGCAGCGCTAAGTCTGAAGGCCTTGGTATTAGCCTGCTAGAGTCCATAAAGAGTGATGACCCAACCGCTTTAATTGGCTTGCCGCTAATCGCATTAACCGGCATGCTACGCGATGCTGGCTTTGCAATTCCATCAAAAATATCAAACAAAAATTAA
- the mobA gene encoding molybdenum cofactor guanylyltransferase MobA translates to MISTKDITGLILAGGRAQRMGGIDKGLIPFHGKPLIESAIAKLKSQVQTIVINANRNITKYASYGYPVIMDETPDFSGPLAGFSVGLKSCKTAYLLTSPCDSPLLPNNLAELLIAEMGRGDFDLVYASTKEVDGKVWAQPVFCLMRSNLQDSLNQFLQKGDLKIDRWFKELHSSTVIFDDPQLFANVNTPEELKLLEEVSA, encoded by the coding sequence ATGATTTCTACTAAAGACATTACCGGACTCATACTTGCTGGTGGACGAGCGCAACGCATGGGTGGCATTGACAAAGGTTTAATCCCTTTTCACGGTAAACCACTCATCGAGTCAGCTATCGCAAAGCTCAAGTCCCAGGTGCAAACCATTGTGATTAATGCCAACCGCAACATCACAAAGTATGCGAGCTATGGATACCCAGTAATCATGGATGAAACGCCAGATTTCTCAGGGCCATTAGCAGGCTTCTCTGTAGGCTTGAAGTCCTGCAAGACGGCCTATCTCCTAACTTCACCTTGCGACTCCCCCTTGTTACCCAATAATCTCGCGGAGCTATTAATCGCCGAGATGGGGCGAGGGGATTTTGATTTGGTGTACGCCTCTACCAAGGAAGTTGATGGCAAAGTATGGGCGCAGCCTGTTTTTTGCCTCATGCGGAGTAACTTGCAAGATTCATTGAATCAATTTCTCCAAAAAGGAGATCTCAAAATTGATCGCTGGTTTAAAGAGTTACATAGCAGTACGGTCATTTTTGATGACCCTCAGCTATTTGCCAATGTGAATACTCCTGAAGAGCTAAAGTTACTAGAAGAAGTATCAGCATGA